The following is a genomic window from Triplophysa rosa linkage group LG11, Trosa_1v2, whole genome shotgun sequence.
ACATAACCATTTTCCTCCTGCAGGCAAAAACAATTGACATCAAATCTGTTCCAGACATATAACGCATCAACAgcaaactcaccatcatgctGGTGCCACAGGCAGTGACTGGAAACTGGTATATGGCAAAGGAAGGTGTGGAACCAACAGGACCACAAGGTGCTTCATTTCCACCCAGCAGACGGACTGTGTCCAGACTCAGATGAGGCAGCGAAACGTCTCTAGCCACCACCAACACAAACTGACCATCTCTTATACACTGGACAGTCACTTTAATGAGAGAGAGGAAGTTATCAGGGAAAAAGCTTTgcaagaaacatttcactggTCTAACACCCTTACCTGACATCCCGTAATAACACTCCTGCCCATTAAAGCAGCAGTTTATAGCTTCACAATCGGCACCACTAATACCAGGTTGTCCACACAGGATCTGCTCATAATCAGCTACAGCACATTTGTCAAGAGGTTCTGACTGCACCACCGGCTTCTGAAGTGGAAACTTCTGAGAAAACTGTTCTTCAGTTTGCTGGAAGACTGGAGATTGAAGCTCTTGGGGAAAATTACTAAACCGTGGAACAGCATAACAGACAGCACAAAACCATACACAAATAGCCACAAGACAAACCATCCCTGTAGTTCCCGCCATCATGCCACAAGCAGACACTCTGAGAGTCGTGTGCTTTGTCTTATATACTCTGCAAATCGTCAGTCATAAATTGTAGCTCCTCCTTGATCAATTAACAATGATTGTTCTCCAGACCTTCTGGAAGCTACAAACAAGGTGATTTCTGTTCACTCGCAGGATTTTATACGATCATGTTTTAACCAATCTCTACAAAGCCAATGAAagtaaagcatattttaaaaaaatgataagtTGTCAACATCTGTTTGCTGTTCATTTAAGCCAGTGTTTCTCAAAGTGTGGGGCGGGCCCCACCGGTGGGGAATAGAGACATGACAGGTGGGCCAGGAAATTGGGTCATGACAGGAAACATTGGGTCATCTTTAttaattcctttatttattgaccatacactgaaaacaaaacaacaacacatttaATGCCTTACATAAAACAACATCAGACTGCGAAGAAAATGTCACATGGAACCGCATATTAGCCTTCGAGAATGATTTCACGTCGGAATGTTAATTGAAGCGGCACAAAACCTTTAATGTGGAGAGGGTAGCGGGTATAAAAGTTAGCAATGGATAAGTTTGTGACATGGAATGAAAAGAAAACCGGAAATTCTGTACCAGCAGACAAAACAACGACAGACAGCTTTCCTgttgctcagtggttagagcgtggtgctagcaacaccaaggccATGTGTTCGATCCAAAGGATTGCTCATACTTAGATACAAATGtgtaatataatgcaatgtaagtcgctttggataaaagcgtctgccaaatgcgtaaataaagtgcattacCATTTCGTTGGGGAAAGGAACCCTTCCCTACCTGAGAAACACTGATTTAAGCACTTCACACAACAGTTAGACATTAAACtacaaatttcatttttaacagCTATGCACAAGTACCGTATAATCAATTTGACAAAGTTTACGAAATTACAATAAAGTCAATAAtgtaaatcagaatcagaaggagctttattaccaagtaTGTTTAAACACAAGGAgtttgacttggcgacaggagcttagtgcagaagaaaatgtacacataaaaaaactgagaattaaatgaaaacaagaatgcACTATTTACAAgaagtgaaaaatatatatatagagacatcatttttaaatgaggtTGCAGATGagttatttacaggtttaacgtattgtttcttacaatgtacagtttccagATGCTATGCGCAATCGTGATGGACAGTGTGTAGTAAGAGCTTTTAATTGCTCAGGCTGAGAATAACCTGCGGGGGGAAACTGTTCTTGTGTCTGGCTGTTCTGGtggtcagtgctctgtagctCCGGCCAGATGGCAACAGTTGGAAGAGGGAGTGAGCTGGGTGAGAGGGTCCAAAGTGATTTTCTTGGCCCTTTTTCTCACTCTGGAGGTGTAAAGATCTTGGCGGTTGGGCAGGGGGGCACCAATAATCCTCTCAGCAGTCCTGACTGTTCATGTAGTCTCTTAATGTCTGATTTAGTAGTGTGTCCCAGTTCAGGTCcagagagatggtggtgcccaggatcCTGAATGACTCTTCTGCAGCCACAGTGTTGTTCATGATGGGGagtggggggagtgcaggggggttctcctgaagtccaccatcatctccactgttttgAGCGTGTTGAGCTCCAGGTTGTTGTgattgcaccagacagccagctctgCAACCTcctgtctgtaagcagactcgtctCCATTGTGGATGAGGCCGAGTGTCATCTGCAAATTTCTGGAGAAAGTTAACCAGAAATAAAGTTGTACAAACTGCCAATGAATGTTTTTTGTTCtaaagaaaatgacaaaataaatattaaataattttaggGGAGGAGTTGATCCGAGCTGATGCCAGGCTGGCATTTTGTCACATTATAGGTGAATGTGAAGTTTTGTTTAATACCAATGCCATCATTGCTTCTCGCGCATTAATGTACTTTTGTCAGTTACAAATAACATGTTCTATGGACTCCTCTAAACCGCAATACTCACATAATCCTGTTGGATGAATGTTTACTCATTTTAGGGTTTTATTCAAGTGTCCATCATATTcttgataaaatatttttctctttgaaCGATTTTAGTGACTGTAAAGCCGAATATGAATCTGTATAACGATCTTTTTGAATTGTCCTCAATCCACTGTAATGCTGCCGGGTTGTGCACTGTGTGTATGAcaagtttttataataatgacATCAGTATTACGTTCGGTCTGCCAGCCCCGAATGAAGTTGAACTGTCAAACATCCTTGTAGAACAAGTACGCTAAACCTAAACTGACATATTTCCTTAAAATGCTCactaaacagtttttaatgaaaacgttcaatttgaaatacattttgtaagGTTAACAATGTAGTTTTATTAAAATCCGGTTTAGTTACCCAATACATCGAGTGAACAGATATCCCACATATGTTTTTACAGTCAATATATCCGAGGTAAGACTAGGCTAAATATGATTTCCAATCACATTTTTACACAATTGAAATTAGGTCATAActgaaataattattaaaaagtctTACATGTAATATCAGAATTCATACAATAAAAAGTTTACAAAAAAGTCTGAGGATgatcaaataaatatgaatatgtgaCTGATGGTCTATCCTCATTCATCTCTTGGGCTCTGGGGGACGGATTCTCCAAATCCATCTGAACAACAGCCACGACGTTGAAGATCACTATAGGTTCTATCAGCGGGTCATTTACTCCCAAAACAGCTTTTTGGCATCACCAGATCTCAAACAGTGGGTCTTTGAGGAAAAGCTTTCTGGATTCAATTCTGTTGTTGAAAAGCCTACAGGAATATAAACATTGATATTACAGTCCAGcacaaacaaagacattcatgGTTTTGCTCTGTATAACATCAATATACACAATATCTGGGGAGAGGGACTATTGACTGTGTTCCTTTATGGGGATGTTCACATGTGTGTTCTAGAGTAAACAAACAGATGACTGAACAGCTCTTGATTGTTCAACACCACATTCAGAAGATCAGGATTGTGACCCAACATCATCTGATAGTATATTCTGATAGACTCTTCACTGAATCCTTGAACATACACTTTCTGTGAGGGCCAGTCAGATATAACATCATCTTCCACCTCTGTTCTGCAGGTTATTATGACCTTCGCCTCAGGTAGAAGGTCATGGTCCATAATCTTCTGCAGGATGGAATGTTCTTGCACAGAAGTGACACCATCAAACACAATGACAACATTCTCAGAGTTTTCCTCAATGTCTTCAAATACCTCTCGTCTGTCTTTTTCTCTTGGTGTGAAATACCcatcaaacaaaaatgatttcaaaTTCACCAGGTTGGAAATGTGGGACACAACAGTttcatcaaaataaaacacGTAGTCTGGCTGTTTGTCATCCTTTTCTGTCCACATTTTCAACATTTGCTGGACGACTGTAGTCTTTCCTATTCCAGGTTTGCCAATCAGCAGGATGTTTCTGGTTTTCCATTTCAGTAGATCTTCAGGTGAAAGTGTTTCTTGTTTATCAGGAATGTAAGATCTCAGTTTTTTGGGCCGTAGTTTTCTGaactttttgcactttttctttattttgctgtGTGCGGTTTTCACCACAGAGCCTGTCTCTAAAACAAGAGGTATGTAAATGAAGTTTGTTTGTGACTTGTTGTGCAGATATTTACAGCTCTGTTGCCACTGATTTTTCAGGATACGTTTTGCTTTCGTCTTGAGCTCCATCTGGTAGTTCTGACAGGGTTTTGTgcctaaaataacaaaaattaaatttaaaatatttatttactgtatttgtacTTCAATTTTTTCACATATCTACTCACCAAATGAATAGCTAGCATCTGCATCTTCCCTAAAGGAGAAACAACATATCCAGACATGTAAATCAACGTGTAACGTTCTCTTCCGAGTGAAATCCAAAATACTGAGTAACTTGTAACTGGCCTCTTCCCCTTTTTTAATGACCCAGTCTAGTATACTTCTGGCTTTATCAAACTCGGTCTCCTCTGCTTTGAGAGCATCAACCTCATGGACATTGAAAACCTTCTGCTGATAAAGATTCTCAGTGATGAGAGGAAGGTTTTGCATACCAGTCACTAGGTCACGCCTACATTTTCGGAGGTACTCAACAGCAGATTTCTGTGCACAAGCCATAACCTGAAGTACAAAAGACAGATAATGTTCTTAAATGATTATTCAATGTTAAACATTAACACATAAATCATTTAACACTGATGCATCTCCCTGGTGTGTAAAGCCTAAATCTGCAATTTTCAAATCTTACATTAATACAGAGAAACATCTGTGCCACACagatcatttcaaacatgtttaaCATTTAGGATAACGTGTTTAATcaacatatttttctcttccccgTGAGTCTCCGACGCGTGTTCACAAGACCACAACCATCCAGGATGTGCCCCAACGCATGCGCCATGCAACGTTAGAGCGTGCAACCCGGATGTGCATGCGTCGTGGTGCTCTCGTGGTGCATGCACGAGGGTAGACACACACGCAGAGCCACAACCCTGTATATTAAACACACTTGAGTAAATTGGAACAGAACAGTCGCATACCTTGATCAATCAGgatcaggttattttacatttaagatacagtataacaacaaaatgtcacaaaattagctgtaaagagAGGCTGTAATTATGTGAACCActgccttttatgtgaaggtgatgttaaattcgacGACACACCCGCATCCaccatgttaattaagcaataaATGAACGAAatgctccctgttgtaacatccacccattgaaaaaagaaaagtgacatgTAGTGGAAagtagtacatttacatttagacatttagcagaagcttttatccaaagcgacttacagagagttcagggagcaataagcgatatgtcatacaggagcaataatacaacaggtgctaatacaaagttacaagTTTCAAATatagtagcaataacattcacattaatgtatgttcagtgcatgaggaaatattaaagaaaaaaaatcgatttgctgttttttgaaaattgATATCGAATCGACCGCATTTAAAGAGAATTATTAATcgattttaaagtaaaaaatgacaatatttttattttttgggtgaactagccctttaaataTGTGGCTAATAATAACGTTAAAGGTAATGTTAAAGCGAGCGGCCATGTAACGTTAAAGTGGCTAACGTTTAGCTACTGCATACATCACTTTCAACtagtgttgggcgatattcaatataatcagatcgttcgatcgccagcctgtggatcgccgatacacgatagtatcgaggggcggggcaattacgcatttatctcctgattaacaacttcaaaggcaattttctcaatattttgatttttttgcgctctcagattccgagttttaaacggttgtatctcagccagatattgtcctattctaacaaccatatatctatagaaagtcttatttattcagctttcagattatgtaaaaattttgaaaaattgacccataagactggttttgttgtccagggtcacatataattaaaagtctgagtctttctgtcactgcaaaccttcagtttcctccatctcccctttgcgattcattgctgtatggcattaggcctacttaacttgctgtgtttcgatctgaggtcgtAGTATTGTCAAGACGGtttgtgtcgtttttttattaaaagctgctaatattagttaactttaaattgagtaattttgtattagtatgggtctatataggctaatatatctatctatataatctaaatgaggacaataatcccttcaatggtgtttacagaagacaataaggaacataatatgcatttctgcctagactatctgcacttacatgaagaaagaactacaaacaagtctgggtggaaatgacttgaaagaacgcatagtttgcacacacaagtgacatgagaccagaggtggacagaaGTGAAAGTCGCGGTGCAAAGGTgcgcaagcgtggaacagatcgtgcagtgtcgtaaatcgtcgcaaaacagaattatcatttgcgCATGCACGTTTTCTACTatgtcattatgcgcatgcgcggacggatcgtgcaggcatcccggatcgtgtaccgacagtaTTCCTGTCTATAACTACTTGTTGTCTCAGTTATTGTTTAGTTTTATGCTTTTGCGACGTatgctattatttttattgctCACAAGAAAATCATCAAATAGCCTATAAGGAATGACAGTTTTATGTCAGAACAGCTTACTTTTTCAATATGAAAAACGAAAGTATAAACAGTATGATTCGTTCGGGTCTGCTCTAGTTACTGTATTACGGTAAAGTTGccattttctgtattttatatGGTAATGCTAAAATATTGTATAGCGAATTATGAATGCATGTTAACTACAAAAACATATTAAGAAGATATGGGATTCATATTTTTCGTGTATTCACCTGATGGCGGCAAAGTTGGGACCGTCTAAAACCTCAGTGAATTGATTATGGGCAAAGAGAGTTGGCCTAAAAGACACTATAATTACAAAGCATGTGTACAGTTATTCTTTACAAAAAAGCTGTCATTATGGCAAACACACAAAGCGTTATAAAaggatttaaaataaaagtcttaaATAGATTTAAGATAAAATCtcaatttaagattttttacttAATCACACAAGTACATAGCGATTGGCTTCATTCGCATGTGTGTGAGTAAAAAATTTATCACATTAGGGCGCAACGATGGTTTTCAGTATCGAAATGCAATGTCCCAACCGCAATAATAATCGCATAGTGCATGTAGGGCAGAGTTGAAGTGGGTTGTTCCGAtagacgatactatcgtgtatcgacgatcctcagacctatcggcgatagctgattccctagacgatagttggctgtttgccaatatatgttgcaaatcaatattacaaacgcgcatttcttcatgcaagagagcttgcaatgcacacggcttaggcttttcctcgcaccagagagagtttataatgtgcgggctttgagttttcagagcACGAGAGAGcctgtgatgcgcgcggctcgggctCAGGAATTGCTATAcgcgtgagggtttaaaaccagcgcacgagttgttcccgtttggcaatcaagtaataacagcgcacgcgggcatcaatgacgcatttggatgaatgatattgactcatagcaatagtttactttctcttgtttaaaaggttgcgctggtaagtaacaatgttgccagctgcactgaacttaaactctgatagaatgctaattgcagtcacacgagcattttctagacacataagctactgtttttgtccacaaatccagcttgtcatNCGCTGGACTCTGTCCACTGTGCAGCTCTGCGCTTTATACTGCAACCACCGCACTGCATCTACTTACATGCTGTGGACCTCCATACCAGAGAGGAGCTAGAAGCATTCTGCCTCTCCTCAGTCGTGGTTTCCTGCTTCAGGTCATACcccattttgcatttttttatattgatatgtTATTAAATtatcttaaattaaaataattaaataatgtgaCGTTTTATTTGTTTCCGTTTGACAGAGTCGCTGTTACTGAGAATGCTTCGCTGCTGCAGTTCATCTGATGTCCAGCAGGAGGCGTCAGCGGTTCTGCTCTCTGCCCTGCAGCACAAGCTGGACTTCTCCTGTGGTTCTGCACTGGACCTGACAGAAGACACCCCCACACAGACTCTGACTCCTGAGGACTGTCGTGTGATGTCTACAGTCATTCAGAGAGTTTATAGAGATACACACACCCTCACTCAGCTGAATCTACACGACTGTCAGATTAACACCGCTGGAATAGATCAACTCTTCACATTCTTACACTCTGTTAAACTCCAGTGAGCAAACATGATCATATATGATTCATACTCACAGAGATACAATTACAGATTTAAGCATATAAaacatccctctctctctctttcaggtgTGGTAAATCCATGCTGCTTCAGTTTCTCTCTCATGTGGATGATGGGAAAGCTGAATGTCTTTCTCGGGCTCTGGGTGAAGAAGTGGATCTCAGTCAGACTCATCTGGACCTGCAGGTCTGTGGAGGTCTGGCTCTGGTTCTGGAACATTCTGAAGGTCTGACAGAACTGGATCTCAGTCAGTGTCATCTAACTGATCAGAGTCTGGATGTCCTGCTGCCAAACCTCCACAAAGCACAAAACATTGAGTGAGTGAAAGACGGAGAGAGAAATAGTGAATGTAATACATTAAGTATCCTCTGATATTTTATGTTtctcttttgttattttgcagTTTTAGTGGCAATAGCATCCTGAACTGAAGCGCAGAAAATCTACAGTTCGTCTTCTACATAAACATAAGACAGTGAGGTGTGCGTGAGCATCATCAGTGACACTGAGTCTGGGTTAAGTGCTTATCACTCTTTTATTTAAGAATTTTATCCATGTTGAAATACACTTTATACTGCTTCATGTTTGGTTTCTTGCGTGTGGACATGTAAAATTAGTTAATTAATAGAATTTTGACTTGATGTGAGAGCATAGTAGAGATTGACATGAGTCATGGAGAGAGGACGAGACCAGACGTGGTAAATCTAGAACTGTGGTCAAAAAAGTTCCCAAAAACTGCCTTAAAGCTTTGTGCTTTCAACAATATTTACTATACTGTACAGAGATGATGAATAAGAATAGATTAATAGATGGAGTCAGTCATCTGTTTGTTTACTCTAGAACACACATGTGAACATCCCCATAAAGGAACACAGTCAATAGTCCCTCTCCCCAGATATTGTGTATATTGATGTTATACAGAGCAAAACcatgaatgtctttgtttgtgCTGGACTGTAATATCAATGTTTATATTCCTGTAGGCTTTTCAACAACAGAATTGAATCCAGAAAGCTTTTCCTCAAAGACCCACTGTTTGAGATCTGGTGATGCCAAAAAGCTGTTTTTGGAGTAAATGACCCGCTTATAGAACCTATAGTGATCTTCAACGTCGTGGCTGTTGTTCAGATGGATTTGGAGAATCCGTCCCCCAGAGCCCAAGAGATGAATGAGGATAGACCATCAGtcacatattcatatttatttgatcATCCTCAGACTTTTTTGTAAACTTTTTATTGTATGAATTCTGATATTACATGTAagactttttaataattatttcagTTATGACCTAATTTCAATTGTGTAAAAATGTGATTGGAAAATCATATTTAGCCTAGTCTTACCTCGGATATATTGACTGTAAAAACATATGTGGGATATCTGTTCACTCGATGTATTGTGTAACTAAACCGGATTTTAATAAAACTACATTGTTAACcttacaaaatgtatttcaaattgaacgttttcattaaaaactgtttagtGAGCATTTTAAGGAAATATGTCAGTTTAGGTTTAGCGTACTTGTTCTACAAGGATGTTTGACAGTTCAACTTCATTCGGGGCTGGCAGACCGAACGTAATACTGATGTCATTATTATAAAAGCTTGTCATACACTCAGTGCACAACCCAGCAGCATTACAGTGGATTGAGGACAATTCAAAAAGATCGTTATACAGATTCATATTCGGCTTTACAGTCACTAAAATCGttcaaagagaaaaatattttatcaagAATATGATGGACACTTGAATAAAACCCTAAAATGAGTAAACATTCATCCAACAGGATTATGTGAGTATTGCGGTTTAGAGGAGTCCATAGAACATGTTATTTGTAACTGACAAAAGTACATTAATGCGCGAGAAGCAATGATGGCATTGGTATTAAACAAAACTTCACATTCACCTATAATGTGACAAAATGCCAGCCTGGCATCAGCTCGGATCAACTCCTCCcctaaaattatttaatatttattttgtcattttctttaGAACAAAAAACATTCATTGGCAGTTTGTACAACTTTATTTCTGGTTAACTTTCTCCAGAAATTTGCAGATGACACTCGGCCTCATCCACAATGGagacgagtctgcttacagacaggAGGTTGcagagctggctgtctggtgcaatcACAACAACCTGGAGCTCAACACGCTcaaaacagtggagatgatggtggacttcaggagaacccccctgcactccccccactCCCCATCATGAACAACACTGTGGCTGCAGAAGAGTCATTCAGgatcctgggcaccaccatctctctgGACCTGAACTGGGACACACTACTAAATCAGACATTAAGAGACTACATGAACAGTCAGGACTGCTGAGAGGATTATTGGTGCCCCCCTGCCCAACCGCCAAGATCTTTACACCTCCAGAGTGAGAAAAAGGGCCAAGAAAATCACTTTGGACCCTCTCACCCAGCTCACTCCCTCTTCCAACTGTTGCCATCTGGCCGGagctacagagcactgaccaCCAGAACAGCCAGACACAAGAACAGTTTCCCCCCGCAGGTTATTCTCAGCCTGAGCAATTAAAAGCTCTTACTACACACTGTCCATCACGATTGCGCATAGCATctggaaactgtacattgtaagaaacaatacgttaaacctgtaaataactCATCTGCAacctcatttaaaaatgatgtctctatatatatatttttcacttcTTGTAAATAGTgcattcttgttttcatttaattctcagtttttttatgtgtacattttcttctgcactaagctcctgtcgccaagtcaaattcc
Proteins encoded in this region:
- the LOC130561823 gene encoding uncharacterized protein LOC130561823 isoform X3; the protein is MLNMFEMICVAQMFLCINVMACAQKSAVEYLRKCRRDLVTGMQNLPLITENLYQQKVFNVHEVDALKAEETEFDKARSILDWVIKKGEEASYKLLSILDFTRKRTLHVDLHVWICCFSFREDADASYSFGTKPCQNYQMELKTKAKRILKNQWQQSCKYLHNKSQTNFIYIPLVLETGSVVKTAHSKIKKKCKKFRKLRPKKLRSYIPDKQETLSPEDLLKWKTRNILLIGKPGIGKTTVVQQMLKMWTEKDDKQPDYVFYFDETVVSHISNLVNLKSFLFDGYFTPREKDRREVFEDIEENSENVVIVFDGVTSVQEHSILQKIMDHDLLPEAKVIITCRTEVEDDVISDWPSQKVLFNNRIESRKLFLKDPLFEIW
- the LOC130561823 gene encoding uncharacterized protein LOC130561823 isoform X2, translating into MACAQKSAVEYLRKCRRDLVTGMQNLPLITENLYQQKVFNVHEVDALKAEETEFDKARSILDWVIKKGEEASYKLLSILDFTRKRTLHVDLHVWICCFSFREDADASYSFGTKPCQNYQMELKTKAKRILKNQWQQSCKYLHNKSQTNFIYIPLVLETGSVVKTAHSKIKKKCKKFRKLRPKKLRSYIPDKQETLSPEDLLKWKTRNILLIGKPGIGKTTVVQQMLKMWTEKDDKQPDYVFYFDETVVSHISNLVNLKSFLFDGYFTPREKDRREVFEDIEENSENVVIVFDGVTSVQEHSILQKIMDHDLLPEAKVIITCRTEVEDDVISDWPSQKVYVQGFSEESIRIYYQMMLGHNPDLLNVVLNNQELFSHLFVYSRTHM
- the LOC130561823 gene encoding uncharacterized protein LOC130561823 isoform X1 gives rise to the protein MLNMFEMICVAQMFLCINVMACAQKSAVEYLRKCRRDLVTGMQNLPLITENLYQQKVFNVHEVDALKAEETEFDKARSILDWVIKKGEEASYKLLSILDFTRKRTLHVDLHVWICCFSFREDADASYSFGTKPCQNYQMELKTKAKRILKNQWQQSCKYLHNKSQTNFIYIPLVLETGSVVKTAHSKIKKKCKKFRKLRPKKLRSYIPDKQETLSPEDLLKWKTRNILLIGKPGIGKTTVVQQMLKMWTEKDDKQPDYVFYFDETVVSHISNLVNLKSFLFDGYFTPREKDRREVFEDIEENSENVVIVFDGVTSVQEHSILQKIMDHDLLPEAKVIITCRTEVEDDVISDWPSQKVYVQGFSEESIRIYYQMMLGHNPDLLNVVLNNQELFSHLFVYSRTHM